The Cyanobacteria bacterium GSL.Bin1 DNA segment TAATTAAAGTATCAGGATTAGATTCAAGTATTTTTTCTGGGGAAAGAGTGACATACCCCCCAACGGGCGAACTTCCCTGTAATTGAGCAGCCACATTTTTAACAGGAAACGCACTCAGTAAATCCCCCGCCCAACTATTTTTATTCGGGGCTAAAATCGGTTGACGACTGACTAAAACTAACGTAGAAAGATTGCTTTTTTCATTAGTTTTATCGGGGAGATAGGTATCATATTCTTTGAGTAAGGGTTCTGGATCAGATCCAATCGCGCTAGCAAGGGTTTTAGTGACCTCTTTTAAAGATGTCCAACTGTCAATATTGGTCGCGATCGTTTTGATTCCTAATTCTTCTAATTTAGATAACGTTTGGTCGCTAAATCCTTCTGCACCAATGACTAAATCTGGTTCAAGAGCAACAATTTTTTCTAAATCGGGTGGTGTGCGTCCTTCATTCATAGTGGGGAAGTCTGTAAATCGTTCATCCTCTTTCAGTAAACGACTCCCTGGAATTCCCACTAATTTTGTTGCATCTAGACGATAGATAATATCAGCGGTTAAAGAAGTCAATGCAACAACTTTTTCAGCTTCTGTTTCAGGATTTAAGTCTGTATCTGTGGTAGTTTCTGCTTGAGAATTCGGGTTAGTGTCTGTTGTATTAACACCGCAAGCGACGAGAGAAACACTAAGCAGAAAAGTGAAGAAAAAAGTTCGATAAAGCATGGTTTATTATTTGTTATTTGTTATTTGTTATTTGTTCTCCCCTCTCAAATGCTAGGGAGGATTCCTTTAAAACCGAAAACGAACGCTAGCAGCCACATTAAAGCCTGGTTGTGCAAAACGTTCTAAATCTTCATCATCATTGGTTCTTCCTTCAACATCTGACCAAATAAAGTATTTCTCATTGAATAAATTGAACAAGCCTAAATTAATTGACAGGGGATCAGAAATATTGTAATAGCCAATTAAATCCACGATCGTGTAGCCATCAGGTGCAAATAAATCATCACCATCAATGCGTGTTTTTTCTCCAACAATCGTGGCAATTAATTCGGTTCCCCAGCGATTTTCTGCAGCACGATAACGCAAACCGACTACTGCTTCAAGAGGATTAATGCTATTCAAAGGAACGG contains these protein-coding regions:
- a CDS encoding ABC transporter substrate-binding protein → MLYRTFFFTFLLSVSLVACGVNTTDTNPNSQAETTTDTDLNPETEAEKVVALTSLTADIIYRLDATKLVGIPGSRLLKEDERFTDFPTMNEGRTPPDLEKIVALEPDLVIGAEGFSDQTLSKLEELGIKTIATNIDSWTSLKEVTKTLASAIGSDPEPLLKEYDTYLPDKTNEKSNLSTLVLVSRQPILAPNKNSWAGDLLSAFPVKNVAAQLQGSSPVGGYVTLSPEKILESNPDTLIIVDPSREGILEQLKQEAFWKNLKATQQDQVYVFDYYGLVNPGSLEKIKTASQQLEATFN